The sequence ATCTTGCTAGGATATCGAGCTACGATACGTCAATTTCTAATTTCTTTTAATTCTTTCGTTAACTTTCTTCCCGTCTACCCTGGATTCTATCTGTGCCATTTAGATTAATTGCTGCTTTTGCCGCCCTTATTAACTCGGCTATAGATTCACTACGCAAAGATCAAGTTAATTCAAGAATTAATTTATTTTGTGCTTCTCGTTTAGTTGAATGTGCTGCTGGAGATTTGATCTGTATTTTTAATGATCGAATAGGTCAGCATTGGACCACAGATGCTTATGTGCACATGAAGTTATATTTTCTCGCTAAGCAAGATATTGACCTAAGGCAAGAGGCATTTGATTTATGGTTTCTCCATCCATTAGAAGTGCAATCTAATCGTTTAAAGAGTGTAAATGAATCTGCTCCAGCTTGGCTTAAACAGGTAATATCTTTGCCAAAAAAATAACAACTATTAAGCAATCAACCTTTGCAACATTCTCATAATATAATTATTAAGGCTTTCTCCTTGAAGTTGTGCCATCATAGACAACTTGGCATATAAATCAGGTGATATACGTAGATTGAACTTTCCGGAGAAGGGTCTATCAGGCTCTTTTCCTTTCTTCACACAAACAGCCAGATAATCATCAACTGAGTCATCAAAAGCTTGCTCAATTTCATCGACAGTCGTGCCTTGGAAAGTGATGACATCCTTGATACCAAGCACCTCGTCATGAAAAATCTTGGCTTCATCATCATATTCAATGTGGCTACTATAACTTTTGTGCTTCATCATGGTTTTACTCCTGCATTTTCTAAGAAATGACTCGCTGAAACTAAAGCTTCCTTATCGGTTTCTTTCTTTAGACGAGACCGATGAAGGGTAGCACGCACTTCGGTTTAATGCAAACCACACTCGCGCCCCTTCGCCTTCAGTAATTTCGATGTTCAGATACCGCATGAGGGCTTCAATATCCTTCCAGACTACATTCGAATCGTTTAGAGTGCTAACAAAAAACTTAAATCATTTATAGTTAACTGAGAAGGAAAACAGTCATTTCTGAAGAACTCAGTCTGAATTTTAAAAGTAGGCGAGAATTTTTATGTTACAGCATCTGTGCTGAAATTGGATGAAGGCCATCGTAATTTCTGCTATAGTCTCCTCTTGACTTGGGTCTGGCGCATTGCCAATTTATGTCATCAATAATCTAATACAGAGGTTAAGCAGTGAAATTTAAACAGGTCGCTTTGACCATAGCAATGACTCTAGTTGCGAGCTATATTATAGGACAAAACATGCCTCTTTTTGGAAATCAAAACGCTGTTACAAAAGGCAGCCTCCAGGAGGACTATAAGATTGTTAAGAAACCGTCAATAATATTAGTCGGGATCGAGTGCCGAACCTCTAACGCCCCTGAAGCTGGGCCTCATGATATTCCAAAACACTGGGAAAAGTTTTATGGCGAAGATATTCTCAATCGAATCCCGAATAAAGTCTCCAATGAGGTAATAGCCTTATATTGCGATTATATGGGTGATCAAACACAGCCCTATTCGCTCGTAATAGGTTGTCCAGTCAGTTCCCAGGATGATGTTCCTGAAGGAATGGTCGCTAAAATCATCCCCGCTGGGTTTTATGCTGTTTTTCGCGCAATTGGAGAACATCCCAAAAATTTAATTAAGACTTGGGGACATATTTGGCAACAAGCGGATCTTAAGAGAACTTATACCGGTGATTACGAAGTCTATGGAGATAAATTTGTTTCAAGATCACCTCAAGAAGTCGAGGTATTTGTTG comes from Chlamydiales bacterium STE3 and encodes:
- a CDS encoding hypothetical protein (Product derived from UniProtKB/Trembl:K9QWL0; Protein encoded in hypervariable junctions of pilus gene clusters) — its product is MMKHKSYSSHIEYDDEAKIFHDEVLGIKDVITFQGTTVDEIEQAFDDSVDDYLAVCVKKGKEPDRPFSGKFNLRISPDLYAKLSMMAQLQGESLNNYIMRMLQRLIA